The Centroberyx gerrardi isolate f3 unplaced genomic scaffold, fCenGer3.hap1.cur.20231027 Scaffold_125, whole genome shotgun sequence genome contains the following window.
TTTAGTTTCTTAGAGAATGGATCAAATGGCATTTCTAATTCACTGTAACCATCACACAGTTGCTCTGAGTCTCGGGCTCCATAAACATTGTGGCTGTATGTTATCCAGTGATTAAAGGGTGCATGGCAGGGTTTGTAGCCGCTCTCACTGTGGCATggccattttaaaaatgataccACGCCTTTGTTGCCAGGTTCGAGGAAAGGGCCATGCTCCATGCGCTCATAACTCAGACCGTCAACACGTTTTAAAGAGCAGCAGGACCAGAAAGTGAAAAACGCTGTAAAtgggaaataaaatgtattgtttgaCGAAACGGGTCATTAAAAATTCCCAAAATTCCTATGTTCTTCCCACCGAGCCGACACGCGACGCCGCCTGGTGGATCCCGGCGGTATTGACGTCTAACCGACTAGCCTACTGCTGAAAGCCACTGATCTGTCGTCACTCTCCTAGTAACAGATGTTGCTGCAGTTTTAGGACTATTTTCCGATTGGTTACTAGTACTCTACGATCATGAATAAATATCACAGCACGCCAGATTTTGCAGGGGGCAGTCTTGCATGCACATGTTCATAGGAAGATCCTTATTTGGCCTCATAGTGGTGAGATTATGGGCAATCAGCACAGTGTAGTCCCTTTATTTAATCAGCATGGTGATGTGCATGCATAGGAGTAACATTTCTTCTGTGTTTCCTCCCAGGAGAATGGCCATGCCAAGACCAATGGGGATGCCTCTCCAGCTGCAGAGGAGGCCAACAAAGCAGATGTGCAGGCCAACGGCAGCACTCCTGCCGAGGAGGCGCCGAAGGAGCCAGCAGAGAAAGTAGAGGCTGCCGAGACCAACGGAGAGAAGGAGCCCGCCGCCACAAACGGAGAGGCTGCTGCCAAGCCAGAGGAAGGCACCCCCTCCACCAGCGAGGACggcaaacagaagaaaaagcgGTTCTCCTTCAAGAAACCCTCCTTCAAGCTCAGCGGCTTCTCCTTTAAGAAGACCAAGAAGGAATCCgaagaggcagcagaggagggagcCGCCGCCCCGGCCGAAGAAGAGAAGGCCGAGTCGGAGGaggccgccgccgccaccgccaccgccaccgaGGAGGCCAAGCCAGCCGAGGCCGCAGAGGAGGGAGCCAAGGAGGCCGCGGCAGAGGAGCCGAAGGCCGAGGAGGtgaaggcagagggagaggcggCGGAGGAGAAACCGGCCGAAGCTTCAGCTGCTGAACCGGAGACGGCAGCCAGTCCGGAGGCCCCGGCCGCCGCTGAGTAATCCTGCTGAACGAGACACCGGAACGAAGGAGTGGAGAGAACCTGTCTGAAGGAATGCGAGGACTTGTCTAAAACCAgggatttttttgttaaatttttttgttggtgtttgtttACTATTCTACAACCATTTCATCCATAATGACTGCAATGTCCTTGGCAGTGATGGACAGAAGGTGTACTGGAGAGCGTACCGCTTCCTCACTGCTCATTGGTGTTTGCATTTGTGACGTGGGTGAGCGTGTAAGTGTGAATGCGAGTGTGAATGTTTTCTACATGAAACCATGACTGTGTTGACAGGCT
Protein-coding sequences here:
- the LOC139914032 gene encoding myristoylated alanine-rich C-kinase substrate, translating into MGAQISKTAGKEEVAADKPAEGAAVAAKTNGQENGHAKTNGDASPAAEEANKADVQANGSTPAEEAPKEPAEKVEAAETNGEKEPAATNGEAAAKPEEGTPSTSEDGKQKKKRFSFKKPSFKLSGFSFKKTKKESEEAAEEGAAAPAEEEKAESEEAAAATATATEEAKPAEAAEEGAKEAAAEEPKAEEVKAEGEAAEEKPAEASAAEPETAASPEAPAAAE